Proteins co-encoded in one Zootoca vivipara chromosome 3, rZooViv1.1, whole genome shotgun sequence genomic window:
- the LOC118082640 gene encoding lysophosphatidic acid receptor 6-like, with protein MSPNCTNCSRPADQAFAGMYALIFVVGLPLNIAALCIFVLGRAGRSNTITYMKNLAACDLLLLASLPLRVCFYGWRPQLPPLLCEVVGMLLLVNMYGSIFLLTCLSWDRCLAVCFPLSPRAQAVRRQAKYICAGVWALSIAGTIPTYITQRKKGQRMLCFDERPLYITARGVPSTMALAFALPLTIMVTCSCQLLRAVHRSGAVQMELVNGTKIRQMVVTNVGIFLGCFLPYHVAVLLYQAPQLQGECLDTAYQCALLLACANAALDPLAYYFATETFQHLVPLDYLLRGRGSHSNNAWGTGNFAQPLRSQGLFGLPSGVETLPLEGAEATRAEGNCSTSICEVVA; from the coding sequence ATGAGCCCAAATTGCACCAACTGCTCCCGTCCGGCCGACCAGGCCTTTGCTGGCATGTACGCGCTTATCTTTGTGGTCGGCCTCCCTTTGAACATTGCGGCGCTGTGCATCTTTGTCTTGGGCCGGGCCGGGCGCTCCAACACCATCACCTACATGAAGAACCTGGCAGCCTGCGACCTGCTGCTTCTGGCCTCTCTGCCGCTGAGGGTGTGCTTCTACGGCTGGCGGCCTCAGCTGCCTCCGCTGCTGTGCGAAGTCGTGGGCATGCTGCTCCTGGTCAACATGTACGGCAGCATCTTCCTGCTGACCTGCCTCAGCTGGGACCGCTGCCTGGCTGTCTGCTTCCCGCTCAGTCCAAGGGCCCAAGCCGTGCGCCGGCAGGCCAAGTACATCTGCGCAGGGGTGTGGGCCTTGAGCATCGCGGGGACCATCCCCACCTACATCACACAGAGGAAGAAGGGGCAGCGCATGCTCTGCTTTGATGAACGCCCCCTCTACATCACGGCCCGCGGGGTCCCCAGCACCATGGCGCTCGCCTTTGCCCTGCCGCTGACCATCATGGTGACCTGCTCCTGCCAGCTCCTGCGTGCTGTGCACCGGAGCGGGGCCGTTCAGATGGAGCTGGTCAATGGCACAAAGATCCGTCAGATGGTGGTGACCAACGTGGGCATCTTCCTGGGCTGCTTCTTGCCCTACCACGTGGCAGTTCTTCTGTACCAGGCACCACAGCTGCAGGGGGAGTGCTTGGACACAGCCTACCAGTGCGCCCTGCTCCTGGCCTGCGCAAACGCCGCCCTGGACCCCCTGGCCTATTACTTTGCCACAGAGACCTTCCAGCACCTGGTGCCTTTGGATTACCTGCTCAGAGGCCGGGGCTCCCACAGCAACAATGCCTGGGGCACGGGGAACTTTGCCCAGCCCTTGAGGTCCCAGGGTCTCTTTGGGCTGCCCTCGGGTGTGGAGACGCTGCCCTTGGAAGGGGCAGAGGCCACCAGGGCAGAGGGAAACTGCAGCACAAGCATTTGTGAGGTGGTGGCTTGA